A DNA window from Helianthus annuus cultivar XRQ/B chromosome 15, HanXRQr2.0-SUNRISE, whole genome shotgun sequence contains the following coding sequences:
- the LOC110910643 gene encoding uncharacterized protein LOC110910643, translating into MEKQQERDKEETRVTAKNAGTDEGNENRLNHPVISTMEPLTHEAYGGGMYGKDDDKPPPKNPRELPASETQSADGPSETNPKVLKHKPPPSSGDRDIDITGQSYIQ; encoded by the coding sequence ATGGAGAAACAACAAGAACGAGATAAAGAAGAGACGAGAGTGACGGCGAAGAACGCCGGCACAGACGAGGGCAACGAAAACAGGCTGAACCACCCAGTAATTTCGACTATGGAACCTCTCACCCACGAAGCCTACGGCGGAGGAATGTACGGGAAAGACGACGATAAGCCGCCACCGAAGAATCCGAGGGAACTACCGGCTAGTGAAACCCAAAGTGCCGATGGACCGTCGGAAACGAATCCTAAGGTGCTGAAGCATAAACCGCCACCATCTTCTGGTGATCGGGATATTGATATCACCGGCCAATCTTACATCCAGTAG